DNA from bacterium:
CGCCGGCGCGATCGCGCTGGCGTTCGGCATCGCGCTGCAGAACTTCCCGGAAGGGATCGCGGTCTCGATGCCGCTGCGCCAGGCGGGCGCATCTCGCGCCGGCAGCTTCATGTACGGGCAGCTCTCGGCGCTCGTGGAGCCGTTCGCCGCCGTGCTCGGCGCGGCGGCCGTCATGGCGGTCGCACCGATCCTGCCCTACGCGCTGGCCTTTGCCGCGGGCGCCATGGTTTACGTGGTGGTCGAGGAGCTGATCCCCGAGGCGCAGCAGAGCGGCCACACGGACCTCGCCACCACGGCCATCATCGTGGGGTTCGCGGTGATGATGCTGCTGGACGTGGCGTTGGGGTGAGGGGAGCGGAGCCCAGACATCAGGCACCCTTGTTCTTCGCGTCCCAGGGCTTCGGCTCCCGCAGCCCGACCTCGTTGCCCTCGGGGTCGATGATCCACGCGAACGTGCGGGCATCGTGCGATTCCGGGCCCTCGCGGACCTCGACCCCGGCCGCCCGGAGGTCCGTCAGGAGGCCGTCCGGGTCATCGACCCGGTAGTCGATCATGAAGGGCGCGTCGCTGGGCGCGAACCCGTCGGTGTCCCGCTCCGCAACGTGCCAGACCGTAATGCCTCCGCCTTCGGCCCGGTCCTCAGTCCAACGCCGGATGGCGCCGTCCCACGGCCTCAGCCGCATCCCTCGGTGCTTCAGGTATCATTCCACCAGCGCCTCGTGGTCTCCTTGCCCTTGAAGAACGCGCCGCCGATGCCGGTCACCCGCGCCATCCTGTCGGCGCGTGGATCGAGTATGCGTGTCGCAGTCCGCAGTTCGGTGCGTCGAAGCTCAGTACTCGGTGCGGATCGCGCGGATCGAGTCCGGCTGGAACTCATTGTCGGAGAGCCGCACGAGGTGCCACCAGTACGCGATGACCTCGTGAGGCTCCCCTGCGCGGACGATGTCGCGTTTGGCGATCCGTTTCGACTCACCCGGCTGGATTGTTGGGCAGTGGGCGGCCGCGCACGGTACCCAGAGCGCCCGAGCCGCAAGAGACGCGTCGAGAAGTTCGTAGACGATCGGTAGGGACCGCCGATTCACAGGAGTACGACGTGATCGGCTTCGGCCATGAACACGACATCGTCGGTGCTCTCGATCGTTGCGGCGTCCATGTCTTCTGAGCTCGGGACGCTCATGGGATCAGCGGCGCAAGCCGCGAGTCCGAGTAGCACAGCCAGCGTCAGATGATGGGTCGCATTCCTCATAGGGCGCCTCCCGTGAGATCCGTCCGGCTCGATGATCCGACGACTCTCTCGGACCAGCACACATGCGGGACACGATACACTCTGATCATCACACGTATCGGCTCATGTCGCGGCCCAAACCCGACGATGAGGTGAGCGATCTCGCGGGCATTCGGCTCAGGGCTGCGAGTCTGGCGCGTTCAGGAGAACGAAGCCGAACTCCTCCGCGAAGTCGCGGGCACAGTCGGCGCAGATCCAGCGGTAGCGATCGGGCGTCGCGTAGCCGGCCCGCAGCACGTCGGGCGCATCGTAGTCCGCGAACCTCGCCCAGCGAGACTCGCAGTGGTCGTGATCCCAGTCTGGACCGGGAGCACGGTATTCCGTCCACTCGTGGCGTGCCCCTCGCAGGTATCGCTCCTGGCCCTGTCTCCGCCAGTCGTTCGGGGCCACCATGCGTTCACCGTCCGCGTGAGATGCCCCAGCGGCCCGACGTCAGAGACTGACCCGCGTGCCGGCTACAGCGTCCGCAGGTCGTTGGTGCCGCCGTCAGCGGGATTAACCGTGCGTGAACTCATCAGGCATGCCGCGGCGGCCAGTCCCTGGCTGAACACGGCAGCGGAGTTGCACCTCCGCGGTACGTCGGTGCTCGTGAAGACGAGGGCGCCATCGCCCGCGCCCTACTTCACAACGCGCAGACCTGCCCCGTTTAGGACGGCGGCAGCGCTGCCGGGACCGGAATGCGGTATGGCGGTGGCGAAAGGTTCGCCTTGGTCCGGCTTCGAGCGCAGCGACTTCAACGGCGCCCAACCTCCTCCGCCCGCGTGGCGGCAACGAAATCCGCGATCGGATGGCGCTGGGCGATCTCCGGAATGCGTTCTGCCCAGGCGAGCAGAGAGCGCCGTGCGGCGTCGCGATGTCGGTTGACGGACTCCGCGGTCGGCAGCTCGAGGATGGCGCGAGCGAACTCCTCAGCCGTCGGTCGCGGCGACAGCGTGCTCGGGGACGGGGGCGTCAACTACGGAGACGTGAACCGGGGAGACGGCCTGTAGAGCCACGGCACGTCAGCGAACGGGCTGAGGTCGAACGTCGGGGTGCCGGCGATCCACTGCGAGCTCGGTCGGGGATTCAGGCCGATGAAGAGCTGCTCGCCGGGCCCGGCGCCCAGAGCCCGCATGGGAAGACGAGGGGTGCAGTCGGGTTCCACGTCCCACCAGATCATGACGACCTCCCGGGGCTCAGGGCCGAGATCGGCCCGCCAACCCCGCGCGGCCACGACCCTGGCGAGCTGACCGAACACGAGCGTCCCGCGCGCGTCGGGGGAGGGGGTTCGGCCGTATACTCCCAGCGCCTGAGCATGAAGTACTCGCCCACCAGGGCGGAATGCGCGAGTGCTTCGACCACCAGCCAGACCCGAGGCGCCGGATCGAGATACCAATGTTGCTCGGAACCCACCGAGCAGACGCCGGCGCCGATCGTGGAAGGCGAGGCTGGTTCGGCGGTGGCGCCGGAAACCCGACGAGCGCGACGAGCAGCAGAGGCCAGCGGATCGCTGCTTTCGCCGGAGGCTGCGATCCCAGCGCAGTCATGTTGCCCCTTCTCGGGCTTCATCGGTCCTCTGTGCAGGGCGCGCCTTGTTTCGGACGACGGCCCCGAATCAGCCAGAAAACAAGCAGCCGGGATGCCACTCACCGAACAGAGTCCCGAGCGTCGACTCCTCGTCCTATGACGCCGAGGGCCGTGTACGGATGCGCGAGCGGGCACCCTGCTGGCTCAACCGTGGGCCCCCCTCCCCCTCACCACCCTCCCAAACCCCACCACCAGCCCCGCAAACACCAGCACCGCCACCCACTCGGCGAACGCGCCCGCCCAACCGAAGCCAATGCTCCACGGCGTCTGGCCTCGCGACACGGCCCACCCGGCCGCGCCGGCAATCACCACGCCCAGCAACCCCTCACCACCCACCAGCCCCGACCCGAACAGCACGCCCCGGTCACGCCGCGCGAGCCGCTCCTCCTCCGAACCCGCCCGGCGCTCGAGCGCGCCGCGCAGCAGGCCGCCCAGGAACACGGGCACCAGGGTCGTGACGGGCAGGTAGACGCCCACCGCGAACGGCAGGCTGGGGATGCGCAGCAGCTCGGCGACCAGCGCGATGCCGACGCCGATCGCCACGAACCCCCACGGCAGCGACTGCTGCAGGATGCCGTCGATCACCAGGCGCATGAGCGTCGCCTGGGGCGCGGGCAGCTCGTCCGTGCCGAAGCCGTACGCCCGCGCGAGCAGCACCACGGTCAGCACCACGAACAGCGCGGACGTGAGCACGCCGGCCAGCTCGCCGATCTGCTGGCGGCGCGGCGTCGCGCCGAGCAGGAAGCCGGTCTTGAGATCCTGCGACGTGTCGCCCGCAATGGACGCGGCGATGGCGACGACGGTGCCGATCGTCAGCGCCGCCATCTTGCCCGCGTCGTCGGTCCAGCCGAGCAGCAGGAAGATGGACGAGGTCGCGATCAGCGTCGCGATGGTCATGCCGCTGGTCGGGTTGGACGTGACGCCGACCATCCCGACGATCCGCGAGGACACGGTCACGAAGAAGAACGCGAAGATCGCGACCAGCACGGCGGCCACGGTGCGGCCGACGACGCCCGGCAGCGAGGAGAACGCCGCCGGGATCAGCGCCAGCGCGAGCACCACGATGGCAGCCCCGATCGCGACAAGACGAAGCGAGAGGTCCCGCTCGGTGCGCGGCGTCGCACCCCCACTCTCCGCAGCACCCTCGCCCAGCCGCCCGCGGATCTGCCGCGCGCCGAGCCTGAAGCTCTCGATCATCGTGGGGATGCTGCGGATCAGCGTGATCAGTCCAGCCGTCGCGACGGCGCCCGCGCCGATGTAGCGGACGTAGCGGCTCCAGATCTGCGACGCGCTCATCTCGCCGATCGAGAGCGCCGTCTCCGGGTAGAGCGGCGTCGTGAGGCCCTCGCCCCAGTAGGCGATGACCGGGATGATCACGAGCCAGGAGAGCAGCGCGCCGCCCACCATGACCGCGCCGATGCGTGGGCCGAGGATGTAGCCGACGCCGAACAGTGCGCCGCTCACCTCCGTGCCGAGCTGCGCCTTGCGGATGAACGGGATCGAGACGGTGATGTCCGCGGGGACCACGCGCAGCCAGCCGGTCAGCGCCTTGAGCACCGCGCCGACGCCGAGCCCGAGGAACACGTTGCGCGCCCTTGCGCCGCCGGTCTCCGCCGCCTTGAGCACCTCCGCGCACGCCGTGCCCTCGGGGTAGGGAAGCGTCGCGTGCTCGCGCACGATCAGGTACGGCCTGAGCGGGATCATGAACAGCACCCCGAGCACGCCGCCAGCGAGCGCGAGCATCGTCATCTGCAGGACCGTCGGCTCGAACCCCCAGAGGAACAGCGCGGGCAGCGTGAAGATCACGCCGCTCGCGACGGAGCTGGACGCCGAGCCGACCGTCTGCGACATGTTGGCCTCGAGGATCGTCGCCCGCACGCCCGCCGCACTGAACGCGCGGAACAGCGCGACGGTCATCACGGCGATGGGGATCGAGGTCGAGATCGTGAGGCCCGCCCGCAGGCCGAGGTACGCGTTCGCCGCCCCGAACAGGATCCCGAACAGGATGCCCGCCAGCATCGCCTTGAACGTGGCCTCGGCCGGGCTCTCCGACGCGGGGACGTAGGGCTGGAAGTCCGTGGACGGCGGTGCGGTCTTCACGCCGGAGCTGATCCCCGAATCGTTCGCCATTTCGATCCTCTGGTCAGATTCACGGGATTCGAGCGGAACGCGGGTCGGCGGCCAGGCTGCGGCACGGCCGCCGGCACACGCGCGGCCCGGGTCACCGGAACATCAAACCGAAACGGGCGAGGAGCTGGTCCTCGGGCGCATTCGCGAGCTCGTAGCGCAGGTCCACGAAGGGACGGAAGCCGCCCAGCCCCAGCTCCGCGCCGACGCCGAAGTTCAGGCCGCGCTCCGTCCTCTCGACTTTGCCGACCTCGAGCCGCCGGACGGACCAGCCGATGCCCGCCCACGGGTGCAGCGCGATGAACGGCAGCGACACGTTGACGTCGAACGTGGCGCCGTGGAGAGCGCAGTCGCCCGACCCGCAGCGCGGGAAGAAGTACTCGCCGTTCACGGCCGCGGTGATGGGGATGAAGGGCAGGCCCAGGGTCACGCGTGCGCCCGCACCGACCGCCCCGCCGAACGCTTCCCCGAATTGCGCATAGTGGGCGCCCAGCCCGATCTGCGCCCTGGCGGGAGTCGGCAGCGCGAGCGCGGCGGCGAGAGTCGCAAGGGCGAGTCCCAGTCGAACCGACATCTCCGTACCTCCAGAACTACGTGCTCCGGGTGTGCAGCGCGGCCCCGGAGCGGCATGAATACGACACGGCGACGACCGTCGCCAGGGCCGGAACGGCGCCCTACGCCGCGGGACTGCCCGTTCGGGTGCCCGGGCGTGTCGTTGGATCCCGAGGCCCGCCGATCACGCTACGACGCTCGGAGCACCTCGGAGAGGATTCGATCGAGATCCCGCCGCTCGGGCCGGGCGAGCGGCACGAGCGGCGGGTGGTGATCGAGAGCTGGGAGACGGTCGAGAGGCCGCGGTTCGCCGAGAAGATCGCCCCAGGCCTCACGGCATGCCGACCGCGGGGGCCGCGCCGGGCAGCGCGAGCCCGCGGAAGGCCGTCCCCGCGCTGCGGCCGTGCACGCCGTTCGGATGGAACCCGTCACGGGCGCCGGAGCCCAGGCCAGGGCTCCAGTGCTCGTCGCGCCACCCCGAAGGAATCGCCTGTCCGTCGCGCCCGGATGCGCTCCAGCGACTCGCCGCCGCACCATGCGGTGTCTGGCTCCGGACGAGGGAGCATGGTTGGCCGCACTGGCCGGCCCAGCCGACGATCTGGCCATCTTCGCGAATGGCACAGGTGCCGCCGTAGCCCATGCCGATCGCACGGTACGTGTGGTCGCCGCCGACGCGAACCGGGTAGGGCGAGTCCTCCATCCACAGGTTGCCGAGCGCGCCGTTGTCGTTCGAGCCCCAGCAGTAGATCTCGCCGCTGGCGGTGAGCCCGCAGGTGGTGTGCTCGCTCGCCGCGATGTCCACGAACGTGTGGCCGCCGGTGACGGGAACGGGCGTCGAGACGGAGTCGTCCGCGATGATACCGTTGCCGAGCTGGCCGTAGTAATTCCAGCCCCAGCAGTAGGCCGCACCGCTCGCGGTGATGCCACAGGTGTGCCACATGCCGAAGGCGAGTTTGGTGAAGGCATGGCCGCCCGGCACGGGGTACGGCTCCCATCAGGGGTGGGGATCGCGCGGCGGGAAGCCGGTGTTCCCGAACGTGGGGAGGCCCCAGCAGTACGCCGCGCCTGCGGGCGTGAGGCCGCACCCGTGGAATGCGCCTCCGTCCACCCAGCTCAACCTCACATCACCGCTGAGCGGCGCGATCGCCGTGTCTGCGCTCGAAGGGGGCGTGCGGCCGAGCTGATACGAATCGTTGTGTCCCCAGCAGTAGACCACGTGCTCGGGCGTTGCTGCGCATGTGCCCATGTGGTCGTTCAGCCCGATGTGTGGACGAAGCTCATGCCGCCCGCGGCCAGCGTGGGCGCGCTCACGAATAGGGGGCTCGTCGTGCCGAGACCGACCGCTCCGTACGAGTTCCGGCCCCAACAGTAGGCCTTCGAGTCCACGGTCAGCGCGCACGTGCTCTGCTCGCCCGCGTCGATGAGCGTGAAGGTGTGCCCGCCGGTGACCGGTGCCGGCGTCTGCTGCGACGCGAGGTCGCCGGTGCCCAGCTGGCCGTATTCATTGGAGCCCCAACAGTAGGCCTGGCCGCTCTGTGTGAGCGCGCAGGCGTGGGTGTGGCCGACGCTCACTGCGACGAATTCGACGCCCGCCGGGACCGGCACCTCACGCAGACGAACCGTGACCTCCGCACTCCCGGATAGGTCACCAACCGTCGCCACCACGGAAGCCGTGCCGGGACCCACGGCCCGGACGAGGCCCGACTCGTCGACACGCAGCACCGTCGTGTCCGAGACCGACCACTCGGCCGCGACGTCGCCCACCGGATGACCCGACGCGTTGACGACGCTGACGGAGAACGTCGCGGTATCGCCGAGCGTCAGCGTGTTGCGTGGGGCTTCCACCACGACGGCTTGCGGCGTCGCCACGACCATCAGCACCGCCGTGTCCGCACGGGAATCCGCCGTCGCGACGATGCGCGCCTGGCCCAGCGCAACGCCCTTGACCAGGCCGTTCGAGTCCACCTCCGCGATGTTCGGCTCGAGGGATGCCCAGCCGATGGCGGCATTGGCGATGGACCGGCCGCGGGCGTCCATGGCGGTGGCGGTGAGGCGTAGCGTGTCGCCCAGCTCCACGGCCGTCCTCGGAGCGTTGATCATCACGGATCGTACGGCGGGAGGGCTGGTCGGCTCGTCGTCGTCGCAGGCGAGGGTGGCAATGGCCGAGGCGAACAGCACGAGCCGCAATCGCACCGCCGGAGACATGGCCACCTCCGAGCGAGAAAGGGGGTTGCGGTGTCCGGGAAGAACCGTCCCGCCCCGCCTCAGCGCGCCGCCACCGTCTCCCCGGCCTGGAGCTCGCGCGCGATGCGCTCGTTCTCGCGCCACACGCGCAGCAGGTTGCCGCCCCAGAGTTTGGCGATCTCCTCCTCCGTGTAGCCGCGGCGGACCAGCTCGAGCGTGACGTTGAACGTCTCGCTCGCGTCGTTCCAGCCCGTGACGCCGCCGCCGCCGTCGAAGTCGGAGCTGATGCCGACGTGGTCGATGCCGATCAGCTTCACCGCGTAGTCGATGTGGTCCACGAAGTCGCTCACCGTCGCGCGCGGCCAGCGGGCCTCGATCTCGGCGACCCGGCGCTCGTACTCGGCGCGGCGCTCCTCGGGCATTTGCTCCAGGGCCCGGCGCACGCTGCCCCGGATGCCGAACTCCTCCCGGAGCTGCGCCAGCGCCTGACGCTTCTCGGGCGGCGTGACCTTCACGTACGAGTCGAACGCGACGATCTGGATGACGCCACCGTTCTCCTTCAGCGCGAGGAGCTGCTCGTCGTCCATGTTGCGCGGGTGGTCGGCGAGGGCGCGGACGCTGGAGTGGCTCGCGATGACCGGCGCCTTGGAGACGCGCACCGCGTGCAGCATCGCGGCCTTGGAGATGTGTGAGACGTCCACCATGATGCCCAGGCGGTTCATCTCGGCGACGACCTGCTCGCCGAACTCGCTCAGCCCGCCGTGCTCGGCCTCGCTGTCGCCGAGGTTTGCGCGCGGCGTGGCGGAGTCCGCGATGTCGTTGTGGCCGCCGTGGGCCAGGGTGATGTAGCGCGCGCCGAGGCGCTGGTACTCTTCGAGCAGTGACAGGTCCTTGCCGATGACGAAGCCGTTCTCGATGCCGATGGCGGCGACGAGCTTGCCCTCGCCGTGGATGCGTTCGACGTCGTCCGCGGTGTAGGCGATGGCGACGCGGTCCGGGTACATCTCCGCCATGCGGTGGATCGCGCGGAACTTCGTGAGCGCCGCCTCCTTCGCGCGCTCGTACGCCTCCGGGGTGCGTTCGGTCTGCCCGACGTAGACGATGAAGAAGCCGGCGTCGAGCCTGCCCTCCTCCATCTTCACCAGGTCCACCTGCGACTCTCCGCGGACGCCGGGATCCACCTCGGGCGTGGCGAAGTTGAACGGGATGTCGATGTGGGTGTCGATGGTGAGCACGCGTTCATGGATCGCGCGTGCGCGGGCTTCGAGGTCGGCGTCGGGCGTCTGCGCACAGGCCGTGATCAGCGCGGGCAAGGCGAGGGCCAGGCTCCTGGATCGGTTCATGGCGATGCCTCGGGAACGGTCCGGTCGGTCGGGGGTCGTGCCTCTGGCCGGGCGCGCCGGCAGGGGGCAATCTCGGCCGGGGCCGGGGAACGGGCAAGGGCGCGGGCCGCGGAGCGGGGCGGTCCGATGCCCGCTCCGGCCGCGTGTCTCCCGCGCCGCGGCCGGGCGCGGGTCAGGCCGTTGCGACTAGAACCGCGGCACCAGCCGATGCCAGGGGATGCGTGGCGCGTCGGGGCCATAGAACGCCTCGCGCTGCAGGCCGTGGCCGATGGGATAGTGCGGCGGAATGCTGATGGGCAGCTTGCCGGTGATGGGCGCGAGGCCGAGCAACGCGCGGGCGGCGGCGCGTTGGGAGACAGGGGCGTCGCTCCACGCCAGGACGTACGTGCCGAGCTCGGGCAGGACGGAGAGCACGTACGGGTCGCCGAAGGAGACGAACAGGATCGGGCGCGAGCGCGCGAGCTTGTCGAGGCTCTCGGCGATGTGCTTCGGCAGCCCGATCTCGCCCTTCCAGGGCAGCGCCTGGGAGAAGGAGGAGACGACGACGGCGCCGCGCGCCCGGGTCGCGGCGGCGATGACGTCGTCCATCGCCGCGGGCGAAGTGGATGCGTTGATCCGGATCGTGGTGACGGTGCGGCCCTCGGCGCGGAGCGCCTCCTCGAACTCGGCGCCGCGGGTGTTGCTGCGCCGGTCCGTGTAGATGATGGACAGCACCGGCGCGTCCGGCGCGAGCGGGATCTGGCGGGGCGAGTCCTTGACCAGGGTAATGGAGCGCTCGGCGATCCTGGCGGCGAGACGTTGGTTCCTCTCGCGCAGCTCGTTCCACACCAGCTCGCCCATGGTCTGCCGCCCCTCGTGCAGGCCGAGCATCGCTTTTGCGGTGAGGATGCGCCGGACCGACTCATCGATGCGCTGCTCGCTGATCTCGCCGCGGCGGACGGCCTCCACGATGACGTTGATGGAGAGCTGGGTGCTGGGCGGCTGGAGCAGGATGTCCGCGCCGGCTTTGACCGCGCGGAGCACCGCGCCCGCGCGCTCGACGCCCAGGACGCCGCCCATGTTCATCGCGTCGGTGATGACGAGCCCGTCGAACCCCAGCTCGCCGCGGAGCAGGTCGGTCATGATCTCCCGTGAGAAGGTCGCGGGCTCGCTCCGTCCGACGATGCGCGGCAGCGCGATGTGCGCGGTCATGATGCCCGCGACGCCGGCCTGGATCGCGTGGCGGAACGGCACGAGCTCGAGGGCGTCGAGCCGGGCGCGGTCGGCGTGGATGACGGGGAGCCCGAGGTGCGAGTCGGTCTCGGTGTCGCCGTGGCCGGGAAAGTGTTTGGCGACGGCGAGCATTCCCCCGTCCTGGAGCCCTTCGACGTACGCGGCGACGAGGACGGCGACCTGCGCCGGGTCCTCGCCGAACGAGCGCGTGTTGATGACCGGGTTGGCCGGGTTCGAGTTGACGTCGGCGACGGGCGAGAAGGCGAGGTGGATGCCGGCGATGCGGGCCTCGGCGGCGGTGGCGTAGCCCTGTTCGTAGGCGAGGCTGGGCATGCCGGTGGCGCCGATGGCCATCTGCACGGGGAACAGCGTGGCGCCGACGAGGCGGGTGCCCGCGCCCCACTCCACGTCCGCGCCGATGAGGAGCGGCACCTTGCTCAGCCCCTGGAGGTGGGCGAGCGCCTTCCTGGTGGCCTCCGCGTCCCCCTTGCCGACGATGAACCCGCCCACGCGGTGCTGGCGGACGAGCGTCTCGGCGTTGCGCAGCTCCCGGCCGCTGAGGGTGGTTCCGCCCGGGATCCAGGGCATGACCATCTGCGCGGCCTTCTCGCGGAGAGACAGGGATGCGAGGGTGCGCTCGACCCATTCGTGAACGGCGGGGGTCGGCGCGGGCGCGGGCCGCGACTCCACGGGGAGCGCGGAAGCGGCCAGGGCGATGGCGATCAGCGTTGCCGTCATGGATGAGCTGCTGCGCTCGAACGGGAACTGGCTGGGGCCGAAACCGCGCGGGGCAAGGAGCGGGCCTGCTGGGCGCGCGGCGTCGCGTTGCCAGACATTATTGTGATTTCGTCACTTGCGCGCAAGGGCGGGACGAGCCGGCCGGCCGGGTGTCGCACGGACAGGACGATGGGCGGCGGAAACGGGCGACATTTTCATTTTCCCGGAAAATCGGCCCGGCCGCCACAGACGGTCCTGGTGGAATCGGCCAGGGCGTGCCGGGCGTGGGCGGGCGTGGGGGAGACCACCGGCTCTGCGCCCCGCCGGGTCCCCCATTCCGCCGGCGCGCGTGCGGCGGATCGAGCCCCACCGGCTCCGCGCCCCGTGGGTCCCCTCTCACCGCTGCAGCAGGCTCACGCGGCCCTTTCAGGATGCCCTCCGGTCGGATGCGTTGGCGCCGAGGCGCGAAGCCGAGGCGCGGCGGGCCGCAGCCGAACCTCGTCGGCTGCGGCTCGACCGGTAGGACGGTGCGCGAGGCGAATGGGTTTGAACGAGTCGGCGCGCCTACGGAGCGGCCGCGCTCACCCCTGTCCGGGCTGGACCAGGTAGCCGATCGTCTTCCACTCGCCGTCCTCGAGCTGGAGGATGACCACTTCCCTCGCGTTCGGCAGGTTGGCGAACGCGCTCGAGTACGTGAGCACCATGTACTCACCTTGCGGGCCGTTGGGCAGCTCGGTGGTGAACTCCGTCTTCTGGAGTTCGCGCCGCTGGAACGCGCCGACCTGCGCCACGACGGCCGCCACCTGCTGCGCCCACTGCTCGGCCGTGACCGCTTGCCGGAACAGCGACCCCGCCGCCTGCCAGCTCTCTGCGTACTTCCCCTGGTCCATCAACGCGAGCCATGCCTCGGCAGCGCGCTGCGCGGCTTGCTCGCGAGCCGGCGCCGCTCCGCCTTCCTGGGCTGCGAGCGGTCGCGGGGCGACGACGGCGCCGACCAGGACTGCGGCGAGGGCGAGGGTGCGGAGCGAGCGGATCATCGGATCATCTCCCGGGTTGGAGGTGGTGTCCACTCGGCGCCAGGCGTTGCCGCCGAGGCGCCGCGGGCCGTGAACCACGGGCGCGACTCGCGCCAGGCCGGTCCGGGAATCGGTGCGTCCTGGCGTGCTGTCGTTCCCGCGGGGGAGTGGGGGGAGCACGCAAGTCGCGTACTCAGGACGAGACCGCCCCCGGATTTGTTTCGAACCGGGAGTGGACGGCTCGCGTCGGGCCGCCGCGGCCGGCTCGTGAATCTTTCCTGCGCCAGCCGCCGTAGGGGGATCCGACCGCAGCGCCCACCCGTTCGCACGGAGGGACCCATGAGGCTGGTAGCGAAGATCGCGGCCGGCGGCATCCTCGCCGTCATCGGCCTGATGGTGCTCAAGGCCGTGATCGGGCTCGTCGGCATGCTCGCCGGACTCCTGGCGCTCGCCTTCAAGATCGCGCTGGTCGTCTTCGTGATCTGGCTGGTGATGCGCCTGTTCCGGCGGCCGCGGGACGAGCTCGCATGAGGAACGGCGTGGCGGAGCCGCGCTGGGTCGTCCTGCGCGAACTGTTCGTCCGCGCAGGACAGGTGCGGCGCTTCGAGCAGGTCTACGGCCCGGCCGGCGAACGTGCGCGGCTGCTGGAGCGCGCGCCGGGCTACGTGCGCACGGAACTGTGGCGCGACCCGGCGACGCCGGGCCGCTACATCGCCACGGATCACTGGACGTCCGCCGAGGCGTACTCCGCGTTCCTCTCCGGGTTCGCCGCGGAGCACGCCGGGCTGGAGGCGTTGGGGCGCGAGCTGATCGAGCGTGAGAGGCACCTCGGCGCCTTCGACAGCGTGCGGCCCTCTCCTTTCCCGCACTTCCCGCGTACATTGGAGGCCTGACCCCGGCGCGCCCGTGCGGCGCGCCGCGCGTCCACGGTCCGTCCCGATGGAGGGAGCGCATGGGGAAGTCCGTCGCGGTGCACGAGGCGCCCGACGCCGTCGTCGCTCCGATGCGAGCCCGCTCGTTTGCCTCCGGCGGCGTCACGGCCCTTCGGATCGCTTCTCTCCTGCTGGCTCTCGCCCAACCGTCCGCGGCCGCTGCCCAGTGGGTCGAGCAGCCGACGGGGAGCAACGCCGAGTTCCGCGGCCTTGCCGCCGTGGATTCGCTGGTGGCGTGGACCGGCGGTCGCAACGGCGCGTTCGCCCGCACGACGGATGGCGGCGCCACGTGGGTCGCGGGCATCGTGTCCGGCGCGGAGTCGCTGTTCTTCGTGGACGTGCACGCGCTGGACGCGGACACGGCGTGGCTGTTGGGCACCAGCTTCGATGGCGGGCTCGCGCGCATCTACCACACCACGGATGGCGGCGCGACGTGGCGCATGCAGTTCGAGGACACCACGCCCGGCGCGTTCTACGACGGCTTCGCGTTCTGGGATGCGCAGCGCGGCATCGCGTTCGGCGACCCGGTGAACGGCTCGTTCCGGATCGTGCGGACGGAGGACGGCGGGCGGACGTGGAACGTCGTGCCGGCAGAGAACATCCCTCCGCCGCTGGACGGCGAGGCAGGGTTCGCGGCGAGTGGGACGGCGGTCGTGACGCGGCCGAACGGGCTCGCGTGGATCGGCACCGGCGGCGGACGTGTCGCGCGTGTGTACCGGACGTCGGACTACGGCGCGACGTGGGAGGTGGCGGAGACGCCGCTCGCCGCCGGCCCGACGGCCGGCATCTTCGGCATCGCGTTCCGGGACTCGCTGAACGGCGTGGCCGTGGGCGGCGACTACCAGCAGCGCACCGCCGCGACGCCGAACGTGCTGCGCACGCGTGACGGCGGGCGGACGTGGGAGCTGGTGGGCACGAGCGCGCCGCCCGGCGTGCGCTAC
Protein-coding regions in this window:
- a CDS encoding oligopeptide transporter, OPT family; this translates as MANDSGISSGVKTAPPSTDFQPYVPASESPAEATFKAMLAGILFGILFGAANAYLGLRAGLTISTSIPIAVMTVALFRAFSAAGVRATILEANMSQTVGSASSSVASGVIFTLPALFLWGFEPTVLQMTMLALAGGVLGVLFMIPLRPYLIVREHATLPYPEGTACAEVLKAAETGGARARNVFLGLGVGAVLKALTGWLRVVPADITVSIPFIRKAQLGTEVSGALFGVGYILGPRIGAVMVGGALLSWLVIIPVIAYWGEGLTTPLYPETALSIGEMSASQIWSRYVRYIGAGAVATAGLITLIRSIPTMIESFRLGARQIRGRLGEGAAESGGATPRTERDLSLRLVAIGAAIVVLALALIPAAFSSLPGVVGRTVAAVLVAIFAFFFVTVSSRIVGMVGVTSNPTSGMTIATLIATSSIFLLLGWTDDAGKMAALTIGTVVAIAASIAGDTSQDLKTGFLLGATPRRQQIGELAGVLTSALFVVLTVVLLARAYGFGTDELPAPQATLMRLVIDGILQQSLPWGFVAIGVGIALVAELLRIPSLPFAVGVYLPVTTLVPVFLGGLLRGALERRAGSEEERLARRDRGVLFGSGLVGGEGLLGVVIAGAAGWAVSRGQTPWSIGFGWAGAFAEWVAVLVFAGLVVGFGRVVRGRGAHG
- a CDS encoding peptidase M19, translating into MNRSRSLALALPALITACAQTPDADLEARARAIHERVLTIDTHIDIPFNFATPEVDPGVRGESQVDLVKMEEGRLDAGFFIVYVGQTERTPEAYERAKEAALTKFRAIHRMAEMYPDRVAIAYTADDVERIHGEGKLVAAIGIENGFVIGKDLSLLEEYQRLGARYITLAHGGHNDIADSATPRANLGDSEAEHGGLSEFGEQVVAEMNRLGIMVDVSHISKAAMLHAVRVSKAPVIASHSSVRALADHPRNMDDEQLLALKENGGVIQIVAFDSYVKVTPPEKRQALAQLREEFGIRGSVRRALEQMPEERRAEYERRVAEIEARWPRATVSDFVDHIDYAVKLIGIDHVGISSDFDGGGGVTGWNDASETFNVTLELVRRGYTEEEIAKLWGGNLLRVWRENERIARELQAGETVAAR
- a CDS encoding glycoside hydrolase family 3, translated to MTATLIAIALAASALPVESRPAPAPTPAVHEWVERTLASLSLREKAAQMVMPWIPGGTTLSGRELRNAETLVRQHRVGGFIVGKGDAEATRKALAHLQGLSKVPLLIGADVEWGAGTRLVGATLFPVQMAIGATGMPSLAYEQGYATAAEARIAGIHLAFSPVADVNSNPANPVINTRSFGEDPAQVAVLVAAYVEGLQDGGMLAVAKHFPGHGDTETDSHLGLPVIHADRARLDALELVPFRHAIQAGVAGIMTAHIALPRIVGRSEPATFSREIMTDLLRGELGFDGLVITDAMNMGGVLGVERAGAVLRAVKAGADILLQPPSTQLSINVIVEAVRRGEISEQRIDESVRRILTAKAMLGLHEGRQTMGELVWNELRERNQRLAARIAERSITLVKDSPRQIPLAPDAPVLSIIYTDRRSNTRGAEFEEALRAEGRTVTTIRINASTSPAAMDDVIAAATRARGAVVVSSFSQALPWKGEIGLPKHIAESLDKLARSRPILFVSFGDPYVLSVLPELGTYVLAWSDAPVSQRAAARALLGLAPITGKLPISIPPHYPIGHGLQREAFYGPDAPRIPWHRLVPRF